The window AGCGCCGCGACGAGCGCGACGGGCAAAGGAAGGACCAGCAAGGCGCGAGCGAAGAAGGAAGTACGTGCGTTCATGGGCTTGTCATGCGCCGAGGACGGTGACCACGAGGCGCCTCGTGTGCGGGCTCGTTCGGTGCTCCCAGACGTAGATCGCCTGCCAGGTCCCGAGCGCGAGTCTACCCGCGGTGATGGGTATCGTGAGGCTCGTGCTGGTGAGGGCGGCGCGGATGTGCGCGGGCATGTCGTCCGGGCCCTCGGCGTCGTGCTCGTAGCCGGCGCCCTCGGGCGCGACGCGGGCCATGAAGCGATCGAGGTCCCGGAGCACGGCCGGATCGGCGTTCTCCTGCACGACGAGGCTCGCCGAGGTGTGCTGCAGGAAGAGCGAGCAGAGCCCGATCGAGGCGCCTGCGTCGCCGACGACGGCCGCGACCGCGCTCGTCACGTCGTAGAGACCGCGACCTCGGGTGCGGACGTCGAGCGTCTTCTGGTGGATGCTCCCGTTCATCGCCGCGTTGCCCCCCGTACGTGGCTCCTACCGTGTCCGAGGAGTGGGGCTCTCCGCAACTACGAAGATGAAGGAAGTTCGACGTCGACGACGATGCCGAGGGCCGTCCACTGCTGGAACCAGCGCCCGACGTTCGCCGCGACGTGGCTCTGCCGGTCCTCGGGCAAGGGCTCGGTGAGGCGGCCCAGCGCAGGCACGAGCGGCACGCCCTCGGCGAGCAGGTCGAGCAGCGCGAAGGCGTCGGGCTCGAGCTCCTCGAAGTGCGTGACGATCTCCCGGCTGCGGTAGAGCGCGATCTTCACGGGCGAGGGCGCGTCGGGCAGGACCACCGGCTCGCCCGCGATGACCCACGCCTTGCGGAGGCGGTGCACGGGGTAGTCGAACGCGAGCCGCTGGGCCGCGGGGTGCACGACGATCCGCGCGCGCTCCCAGGCGTCCTCGGGCAGGCTCGTGAGCTTCTGCGGATCGAGGGGCGGCGCGTCGGGGCCGGTGCGCACGTCGCGCAGCGCGATCTCGTAACGCGCCATGTCCACGACGAGGCCGCGCCGCGTGCCCTCGTCGAAGCCGCTCCATGCCTCGGCGAAGGCCGGGACGTGCGTGATCAACGCGCGAAACGGGCCTTGGGTGGGCGGGAACGCGTCGAGGTAGGCGCGGCAGAAGGCGTCCATGCCGCGCTCGCCGAGGATGCAGGCGAGGCCCGGGAACTCGTCGTTCAGGATCTCGCGGTGGCGGAGCCAGAACTGGCGACGGTAGATGTCGACCTGCGCGGCGGGCGTGAGCCGCGTGCTCCCCGTGACGAACCGCGCGGCGGCCTCGGCGAGGGCCGGATCCTCGGGGATCGGCGTGTGTCCGGGGATCACGCCGGCGAGGAACGCTTGCACGGAGGCGAGATCGTCACGCATGGGCGAGCACCTCCTCGCGGACCTCGCGCGCGCGCTTGGCCTCGGCGAGCAGCGTGGCGAGCGGCGGGATGTCCTCGTCCCACTCGATGAGCGTGGAGACGGGGCCGACGCGGCCGATCGCGCGGCGGTAGAGGTCCCAGACCGGATCGATCACGGGGCCGGAGTGCGTGTCGATGATGTAGTCGCCGTAGTTCGTGTGGCCGGCGAGGTGGATCTGCGCGACGCGGCGGGCGGGCACGGCGTCGACGTAGACGTTCGGGTCGAAGCCGTGGTTCTGCGAGGAGACGTAGATGTTGTTGACGTCGAGCAGG of the Polyangium spumosum genome contains:
- a CDS encoding secondary thiamine-phosphate synthase enzyme YjbQ → MNGSIHQKTLDVRTRGRGLYDVTSAVAAVVGDAGASIGLCSLFLQHTSASLVVQENADPAVLRDLDRFMARVAPEGAGYEHDAEGPDDMPAHIRAALTSTSLTIPITAGRLALGTWQAIYVWEHRTSPHTRRLVVTVLGA
- a CDS encoding putative DNA-binding domain-containing protein gives rise to the protein MRDDLASVQAFLAGVIPGHTPIPEDPALAEAAARFVTGSTRLTPAAQVDIYRRQFWLRHREILNDEFPGLACILGERGMDAFCRAYLDAFPPTQGPFRALITHVPAFAEAWSGFDEGTRRGLVVDMARYEIALRDVRTGPDAPPLDPQKLTSLPEDAWERARIVVHPAAQRLAFDYPVHRLRKAWVIAGEPVVLPDAPSPVKIALYRSREIVTHFEELEPDAFALLDLLAEGVPLVPALGRLTEPLPEDRQSHVAANVGRWFQQWTALGIVVDVELPSSS